One genomic window of Azospirillum sp. TSH100 includes the following:
- a CDS encoding CYTH domain-containing protein, with protein sequence MALEIERRFLVRKDVRHLCRDGVRIIQGYLPSDGISTVRVRIAEDRATLTIKSLKRGACRDEVEQPLALDFARQLLLHGCEGRMIEKTRYRHCQDGLCWEIDVFHGENAGLVIAEVELDAPDQEVPLPDWIGAEVTTLRAYGNSALSRAPIRRWSAAAA encoded by the coding sequence CGACGCTTTCTCGTTCGGAAGGATGTCCGGCATCTCTGCCGGGATGGCGTCCGAATCATCCAGGGATATCTGCCGTCCGACGGCATCAGCACGGTCCGCGTCCGCATTGCGGAAGACCGTGCCACACTCACCATCAAATCGCTGAAGCGCGGGGCCTGCCGGGATGAGGTGGAACAACCGCTGGCGCTGGATTTCGCCCGCCAGCTCCTGCTGCACGGCTGCGAAGGCCGGATGATCGAAAAGACCCGCTACCGTCATTGCCAGGACGGACTGTGCTGGGAAATCGATGTCTTCCACGGCGAAAATGCCGGCCTCGTCATCGCCGAGGTGGAGTTGGACGCTCCCGACCAGGAGGTTCCGCTGCCGGACTGGATCGGCGCGGAGGTCACCACCTTGCGTGCCTATGGCAACTCCGCCCTGTCGCGCGCGCCGATCCGGCGCTGGTCGGCCGCCGCAGCCTGA